TCACTGGCAACACCTTGTTCCCTAATTCCACCAGTCCACACTTGCGCTCCAACATGATCAACGGGGATATCCCTGCCCACGCCGTCATCGTCCCCTCCAATCCCCCCGTTACCCTGACACCCAGAAGTGGCTTCTTTACCTTCATCGCTGCCTAACCTCCTGGGTGATACCTTACTCCAATCTGACTCACATTGGAAGCGGTCTTGTCACCCACTGATCAGGGTTCGGATCGTGGTATTGACAAAGAAAAATAAGTGTGGTAATATACGGTAGGCGGCTACCGTGCACCGTAGGCCGTAGATTGCCTAGCAGGGAGACCTAAAAATTGATGGACACGCAAGGCGTAATTGCTGAAACCATACACAGTGGGTTATCGTCACTCGATGATCTCCTCCAAGGACTACGCCTGGGTGATAACGTGGTCTGGCAGGTTGACCGCCTCGAGGACTACCCATATTTTGCAGAAGCTTTTGCTGAGCAGGCAATCAAGGACGGATTTGAATGCGTTTACTTAAGCTTCGCTGCCCACACGACGATCCTTGAACCGCGACTCGGGCTAACAATCAGAAGAATTGATCCTGGTCCTAGATTCGACTATTTCTCCGGTGAGGTACATCGAATAATTGAGGAACGTGGAAGAAGGGTCTGCTACATCTTTGATAACCTTTCTGATTTAGTAGATGAGTGGGCTACCGATGAACTGTTAGCCAACTTTTTCCAGATAACATGTCCGTACCTGTTTCAAGTTAACGCTGTGGCATACTTCGCTCTTAGACGTGGGCAGCATGGGCACAGCGCCATAGCACGCATACGTGATACTACACAGGTGCTAGTAGATGTTTACCATGTCGCTGGCAGTAGTTACATACAGCCATTAAAAGTGTCGGGCCGTTACTCGCAACAAATGTTTTTACCTCATCTAATCACTGCTGATGGCTGGCAACCTGTTTCTCGAAGTGGCGATGCCGCAAAGATATTGACAACCGCCATGAAACGGCCACTAAGTGTTAGCTCTGAATCTATCGCTCCTTGGGACGCCGTCTATCGAAAGCTGCTACAACATCGGGAGTCGCACGAGGATTTACCCAGCCTAACCCAGGAAACTGTAGCACTAAAGGAAGCGCTATCACGGATGATGATCGGTAATCATAAGAAGTTGATCCAGCTATCCGACCGTTATCTTACCTTAGGTGATCTGCTGCAGGTACGAATCCGCCTTATTGGTTCGGGGCGAATCGGCGGTAAAGCAGCCGGTATGCTGCTGGCAAGGAGTGTTCTACTTTCAGGCAGAGGTCAAACTGATTTCTCACAACTGTTGGAAGAGCATGACTCCTTCTATGTAGGTTCAGACGTGTTCTTTACCTTTCTTGTGAATAATGACCTCTTTCAGCTCAGGCTGGAACTGACAAAAACGGGCCAGCTATCACGGGATGAGTTCACCAAATTGGAACAGAGGTTTCTGGAAGGCAAATTTCCGGAAGAAATAATGGAACAGTTCCGTGGAATGATTGATTACTATGGACAGGCACCTATAATAGTTCGCTCATCGAGCCTTCTTGAGGATGGCTTCACGGATGCCTTCGCCGGGAAATATCGGAGCGAGTTCTGTGCTAATCAGGGAAGCCCTGAGAAACGTTTAGATGCCTTCCTAACAGCAATCAAACTGGTGTATGCGAGCGCCTTGAATCCCGATGCCCTTGCCTATCGTCACAGGCGGGGCTTAGGCGAAGGTGACGAGCAGATGGCAGTCCTTATACAACGTGTCTCTGGTATGCCTTATAAGCAATACTTCTTGCCAATGCTGGCCGGCGTGGCTTTTTCCCGCAATTTGTACGCTTGGACCAACCGTATTGACCCACAAAAAGGGATGATAAGGCTGGTGTTCGGTCTGGGAACTCGTGCTGTTAACCGCGTAAGCGGTGATTACCCCAGAATGATCGCTGTCAGCCATCCAAAAATCAGGCCAGAGACAAGTATGGAAGTAGCCAAATATTCCCAGCGGATGGTAGACGTTCTCAATATCGAAGAAAACACCTTCATGACTAAACCCTTCGTTGAAGTAATTAAGGATGACAACTACCCCGTTCTGAATTTGTTGACATCTGAGATAGCCGATGGTTACCTGCGTGACTGGTTTGTAACCTCAGCGGGTGGTTCGGGCAAAAATCTGGTCTTGACCTTTAATAATCTAATAAACCAAACTGCGTTAGTCAACATAATCGGGGAGATATTGAGCAGGCTGGAGGAGGCGTGGGGCCAGCCGGTAGATATTGAATTCACAGCCTATGTCGACAGTGAGAATAATGTGAGGGTCAACTTGCTGCAATGCCGGT
The sequence above is drawn from the Chloroflexota bacterium genome and encodes:
- a CDS encoding phosphoenolpyruvate synthase, producing the protein MDTQGVIAETIHSGLSSLDDLLQGLRLGDNVVWQVDRLEDYPYFAEAFAEQAIKDGFECVYLSFAAHTTILEPRLGLTIRRIDPGPRFDYFSGEVHRIIEERGRRVCYIFDNLSDLVDEWATDELLANFFQITCPYLFQVNAVAYFALRRGQHGHSAIARIRDTTQVLVDVYHVAGSSYIQPLKVSGRYSQQMFLPHLITADGWQPVSRSGDAAKILTTAMKRPLSVSSESIAPWDAVYRKLLQHRESHEDLPSLTQETVALKEALSRMMIGNHKKLIQLSDRYLTLGDLLQVRIRLIGSGRIGGKAAGMLLARSVLLSGRGQTDFSQLLEEHDSFYVGSDVFFTFLVNNDLFQLRLELTKTGQLSRDEFTKLEQRFLEGKFPEEIMEQFRGMIDYYGQAPIIVRSSSLLEDGFTDAFAGKYRSEFCANQGSPEKRLDAFLTAIKLVYASALNPDALAYRHRRGLGEGDEQMAVLIQRVSGMPYKQYFLPMLAGVAFSRNLYAWTNRIDPQKGMIRLVFGLGTRAVNRVSGDYPRMIAVSHPKIRPETSMEVAKYSQRMVDVLNIEENTFMTKPFVEVIKDDNYPVLNLLTSEIADGYLRDWFVTSAGGSGKNLVLTFNNLINQTALVNIIGEILSRLEEAWGQPVDIEFTAYVDSENNVRVNLLQCRSLRVPSLAGVGVSIPEKLPNEQVLFRSNRAINAGLVKDIGYIVYIDPRKYAEVATVGVKRTLGRVIGKLNNHLRQSGHKVMLMGPGRWGSNNIELGVNVGYADIDGTAVLVEVAREKAGHTPEVSYGTHFFQDLVEAGILYLPVYPDEATTDFNTGFFSRSPNVLKELLPEMSDFENILHVIDVPLATDGAWAKVIADPHSRNAVCFLDKSGASNTNKEMRGNGNESAKTKL